Proteins from a single region of Caloramator sp. E03:
- a CDS encoding transketolase family protein gives MTMNKATRDAYGEALAELALTNKNIVVLDADLGKSTKSFDFKKVCPERYFDMGISEQDMISTAAGLAISGKIPFASTFAIFAAGRAFEQIRNSVAYPNLDVKIVVTHAGLTVGEDGATHQAIEDVALMRSIPNVTVICPSDAVETKQVIFSAARYDGPMYIRLGRLSVPIIHDENYKFEIGKGEVLRRGKDVTIIAMGIMVSKAIEAAEKLKEEGIEASVINMPTIKPIDKELIVEFAKYTNKIVTVEEHSIIGGLGSAVAEVLSVECPTRMKMIGVEDKFGHSGTPAELLEHYNLTVENIVNVAKSF, from the coding sequence GTGACAATGAATAAAGCAACAAGGGATGCCTATGGTGAAGCGCTTGCTGAATTAGCTTTAACTAATAAAAATATTGTAGTTTTAGATGCTGACCTTGGAAAATCAACAAAAAGTTTTGATTTTAAAAAGGTATGCCCAGAAAGATATTTTGACATGGGAATATCAGAGCAGGATATGATAAGTACAGCTGCAGGTTTGGCAATAAGCGGGAAAATACCCTTTGCAAGCACCTTTGCAATATTTGCTGCTGGAAGAGCATTTGAACAAATAAGAAACTCAGTTGCATATCCTAACCTTGATGTAAAAATAGTTGTAACACATGCAGGATTAACTGTTGGAGAGGATGGTGCTACTCACCAAGCAATAGAAGATGTTGCACTTATGAGAAGTATTCCTAATGTAACTGTTATATGCCCAAGTGATGCAGTTGAGACAAAGCAGGTAATCTTTAGTGCTGCAAGGTATGATGGACCTATGTATATTAGATTAGGAAGGCTTTCAGTGCCTATAATTCATGATGAAAATTATAAGTTTGAAATAGGTAAAGGAGAAGTATTAAGAAGAGGCAAGGACGTAACAATTATTGCAATGGGAATAATGGTATCAAAGGCTATTGAAGCTGCTGAAAAGTTAAAAGAAGAAGGAATTGAGGCATCTGTAATTAATATGCCAACAATTAAACCCATTGATAAAGAGCTTATAGTTGAATTTGCAAAGTATACAAATAAAATAGTTACAGTTGAAGAACACAGCATAATTGGAGGATTAGGTTCAGCAGTTGCAGAGGTATTATCAGTTGAATGCCCAACAAGGATGAAAATGATAGGTGTTGAAGATAAGTTTGGACACTCAGGTACACCAGCAGAACTACTAGAACATTATAACCTTACTGTAGAAAATATTGTAAATGTAGCTAAAAGCTTTTAA
- a CDS encoding transketolase: MYSEELKKLANKIRIDVIDMIAEAKSGHPGGSLSCVDILTVLYFDKMYTDIQDLSNPDRDRLVLSKGHAAPALYAVLANRGYFDRSELKTLRKYGSILQGHPDVNSTPGLDMTTGSLGQGLSAANGIAIAGKLDNRDYYVYVIIGDGELQEGQIWEAAMTAAHYKLDNVIAFIDNNGLQIDGTNEEVMNIYPIDEKFKAFNWNVINIDGHDIDQIRNAIDKAKEMKGKPTAIIAKTVKGKGVSFMENQVKWHGVAPSNEEKELAIKELKGGSDNE, from the coding sequence ATGTATTCTGAAGAATTAAAAAAACTTGCTAATAAAATTAGAATTGACGTTATTGATATGATAGCTGAAGCAAAATCAGGACATCCAGGTGGATCCCTTTCATGTGTCGATATATTAACAGTTTTGTATTTTGATAAGATGTATACCGATATTCAAGACCTAAGTAATCCTGATAGGGATAGATTGGTTTTATCAAAGGGACATGCAGCTCCAGCTCTTTATGCTGTACTTGCAAACAGAGGATATTTTGATAGAAGTGAGCTAAAAACATTAAGAAAATATGGCTCAATACTTCAAGGACATCCTGATGTAAACTCTACTCCCGGATTAGATATGACAACAGGATCTTTAGGTCAGGGGCTTTCTGCTGCAAATGGAATTGCAATTGCAGGTAAGCTTGATAATAGAGATTATTATGTATATGTAATTATTGGAGATGGAGAACTTCAAGAAGGACAGATATGGGAAGCAGCAATGACAGCGGCACATTATAAATTAGATAATGTAATTGCATTTATTGATAACAATGGGCTTCAAATAGATGGAACAAATGAAGAAGTCATGAATATATATCCAATCGATGAAAAATTCAAAGCATTTAACTGGAACGTAATCAATATTGATGGACATGATATTGATCAAATAAGAAATGCAATTGATAAGGCAAAAGAGATGAAAGGAAAGCCAACTGCAATAATAGCTAAGACTGTAAAAGGTAAAGGTGTTTCTTTCATGGAAAATCAGGTGAAATGGCATGGGGTGGCACCAAGTAATGAAGAAAAGGAATTAGCAATAAAAGAACTTAAAGGGGGTAGTGACAATGAATAA
- a CDS encoding zinc-dependent alcohol dehydrogenase: MAAQVAKACGAYVIIAGISKDMPRLELAKKLGIDRAVNVQEEDLKSIVNDITNGYGVDVVLECSGAIPAVDSAVDLLRKKGILVQVGIFAKSKNEFDYENLVQKEIVYIGCRSQKPSSWDIALNLMAKKKVDLKSLVSHIYKLDQWEEAFDKVMKGEGIKIVLES, from the coding sequence ATGGCAGCACAGGTTGCAAAAGCTTGTGGTGCTTATGTAATAATTGCAGGGATAAGCAAGGATATGCCAAGGCTTGAACTTGCTAAAAAGCTTGGAATTGATAGAGCAGTAAATGTACAAGAGGAAGATTTAAAATCAATAGTTAATGATATAACAAACGGTTATGGTGTTGATGTTGTATTAGAGTGCTCTGGTGCAATTCCAGCTGTAGATTCTGCTGTCGATTTACTTAGAAAGAAAGGTATACTTGTGCAAGTTGGAATTTTCGCAAAGTCAAAAAATGAGTTTGATTATGAAAATTTAGTTCAAAAAGAGATTGTTTATATAGGATGCAGAAGCCAAAAACCAAGTTCATGGGATATTGCACTTAATCTTATGGCAAAGAAAAAAGTTGATTTAAAATCATTAGTGTCACACATATATAAATTAGATCAATGGGAAGAAGCTTTTGATAAAGTTATGAAAGGCGAAGGAATAAAAATTGTACTTGAATCGTAA
- a CDS encoding transposase: MVLSQLDFTTFTSKLSKPNSSRVPKGYNTLPLLYALIDMKLEKIKNISTLVQRLATDFIFKYNCGFDILNPLPPESTFSKSLINSKILMDLKKNLKL, encoded by the coding sequence ATGGTTTTGTCCCAACTTGATTTTACTACCTTTACTTCAAAGCTGTCAAAACCAAATAGCAGTCGTGTTCCTAAAGGTTATAATACCTTACCACTATTGTATGCTCTGATTGATATGAAGCTTGAAAAGATTAAAAATATATCAACATTGGTTCAAAGACTTGCTACTGATTTTATCTTCAAGTACAACTGTGGCTTTGACATCTTAAACCCTCTTCCACCAGAATCTACATTTAGCAAGTCCTTGATAAACTCTAAAATATTGATGGACTTGAAGAAGAATTTAAAGCTATAG
- a CDS encoding transcriptional regulator GutM, with the protein MVKLIYIAFAFMILQGLFAYFQINNYRKTVGRLKNKGIMSIGIQKGKLKAGRIVIIVCDDYGKIIEAEQMYGITTFARFKKMKEIEGKIIFQLKENLISDKKKNIALINAIEKIENVLVNKHN; encoded by the coding sequence ATGGTAAAATTAATATACATTGCGTTTGCTTTTATGATATTGCAAGGATTATTTGCTTATTTTCAAATTAATAATTATAGAAAAACAGTAGGTAGACTTAAAAATAAGGGGATTATGAGCATAGGGATACAAAAAGGAAAACTGAAGGCAGGAAGAATAGTTATAATTGTGTGTGATGACTACGGTAAAATTATTGAAGCTGAACAAATGTATGGAATAACTACATTTGCAAGATTTAAGAAAATGAAAGAAATTGAAGGAAAAATTATATTTCAATTAAAAGAAAATTTAATATCAGATAAGAAAAAAAATATTGCTTTAATTAATGCAATTGAAAAAATAGAAAATGTTTTGGTTAATAAGCATAATTAG
- the csm4 gene encoding type III-A CRISPR-associated RAMP protein Csm4 has translation MKRFRIKLKFTSPLHIGYKEGAFNLTETIIHSDTIFSGIINCHSLLYGKDKTDNLINEAINGNFKVSSAFYYINDEYLYPRPVGMNFKKYVDDFKKEKKINYVSEEILFGNTKEAYLKDNMLLKKDMKKNVYNVRERPRSTLDRITNASNIFYTSTCVFNEDCGLWFFMDAKDYIIEEIISSIKLLGDEGIGGDRTYGYGQFEFEPLEHYIEDIKDKNLLLSLCIPNEKDKVEDLIFYNIVERGGYIYSNYSKVKRHSLFRMIQEGSIVKGDFKGCIIDDTPEDFNYHKVYKYGRAFLIPLDWEG, from the coding sequence ATGAAAAGATTTAGAATAAAATTAAAGTTTACCTCTCCCCTTCACATAGGCTATAAAGAAGGTGCCTTTAATTTAACTGAAACTATAATTCATTCTGATACTATATTTTCAGGTATAATAAATTGCCATAGCCTCTTATATGGCAAAGATAAAACTGATAATTTGATTAATGAAGCTATTAATGGAAATTTTAAAGTCTCCTCTGCTTTTTATTATATAAATGATGAATATCTTTACCCAAGGCCTGTTGGAATGAATTTTAAAAAGTATGTTGATGACTTTAAAAAAGAGAAAAAGATAAATTATGTTTCAGAAGAAATACTCTTTGGAAATACTAAAGAAGCTTATTTAAAAGATAATATGCTTTTGAAAAAAGACATGAAAAAGAATGTGTATAATGTAAGGGAGAGGCCAAGATCTACATTAGATAGAATAACTAATGCATCTAATATATTTTATACTAGTACCTGTGTTTTTAATGAAGATTGTGGGCTTTGGTTTTTTATGGATGCTAAAGATTATATAATAGAAGAGATTATTTCATCAATTAAACTCCTTGGGGATGAGGGAATAGGAGGAGATAGAACTTACGGATATGGGCAGTTTGAATTTGAACCATTAGAGCATTATATAGAGGATATTAAAGATAAAAATCTTTTATTATCTCTTTGTATTCCAAATGAAAAGGACAAGGTTGAAGATTTAATATTCTACAATATTGTTGAAAGAGGTGGATATATATACTCAAATTATTCTAAAGTAAAAAGGCACAGCCTATTTAGGATGATTCAAGAGGGAAGTATAGTAAAAGGGGATTTTAAAGGATGTATAATTGATGATACCCCTGAAGATTTTAACTACCATAAAGTATATAAATATGGAAGGGCTTTTTTAATCCCTTTAGATTGGGAGGGATAA
- the csx20 gene encoding CRISPR-associated protein Csx20, whose translation MYLVFSHSLTKEQEEDARKSLKIDKFIYMPDELKNIWANINPYGELPTDDIQKIKDYLYDNAKKGDFILIQGDFGAVFNLVKWCFENDFVPVYSTTKRVHQEKTLKSGQVESRKIFKHVNFRRYI comes from the coding sequence ATGTATCTTGTTTTTTCCCATAGTCTTACAAAGGAACAGGAAGAAGATGCAAGAAAGAGCTTAAAAATAGACAAGTTTATATATATGCCTGATGAGCTTAAAAATATATGGGCAAATATAAATCCCTATGGAGAACTTCCCACTGATGATATTCAAAAGATAAAGGATTATCTTTATGATAATGCAAAAAAAGGCGACTTTATTTTGATACAGGGGGACTTTGGAGCAGTATTCAACCTTGTAAAATGGTGCTTTGAAAATGATTTTGTACCTGTATATTCAACTACAAAGAGGGTGCACCAAGAAAAGACTCTAAAAAGCGGACAAGTAGAGAGCAGGAAGATATTTAAACATGTAAATTTCAGAAGATATATTTAA
- the csm2 gene encoding type III-A CRISPR-associated protein Csm2: MVYDRNTNKPYSTTNSNIGTNRKNGNMQNQNNTNTNIGNSQRNEENKINFTKEDAQKVLNLEDKDGKELFRFAEELGKKIKEDVSVSQIRKIYSEIKKLEYDDKGDYKYKLRLIKAQIGYTAGRFTKLRDLKEYLYLLIDVVLEGNKEHLKRFKDFFEAVIAYHRAYGGK, translated from the coding sequence ATGGTTTACGATAGGAATACAAACAAGCCCTATAGCACCACAAATAGCAATATAGGCACAAACAGGAAAAATGGTAATATGCAAAATCAGAACAATACAAATACCAATATAGGTAACAGTCAGAGAAATGAAGAAAATAAAATTAACTTTACAAAAGAAGATGCACAAAAGGTTTTAAATTTGGAGGATAAAGATGGGAAAGAGTTATTCCGATTTGCTGAAGAATTGGGTAAAAAAATTAAAGAGGATGTATCGGTATCACAAATAAGAAAAATTTATTCTGAAATAAAAAAGCTTGAGTATGATGATAAAGGTGATTATAAGTATAAATTAAGGCTTATTAAAGCTCAAATTGGATATACTGCTGGACGTTTTACAAAATTAAGGGATTTAAAAGAATATTTATATCTTTTAATTGATGTAGTATTGGAAGGGAATAAAGAGCATTTAAAAAGATTTAAAGATTTCTTTGAAGCTGTAATTGCTTATCATAGAGCTTATGGTGGAAAGTAA
- a CDS encoding DUF4438 family protein encodes MGVVIHSDCVKMWHGPGITTIMTCKSSLIEGYIDENTNILNYINYID; translated from the coding sequence ATAGGAGTTGTCATACACAGCGACTGTGTAAAGATGTGGCATGGTCCTGGAATAACAACAATAATGACATGTAAAAGTAGTTTAATAGAAGGTTATATTGATGAGAATACAAATATTTTAAACTATATTAACTACATAGATTAG
- a CDS encoding ribulose-phosphate 3-epimerase, which translates to MPNKLYFEGDSVVLLAASIMCANQLELKEELISLEKAGIDILHCDVMDGVFVNNMAMGPYVLEQISNFTKIPLDIHLATVEPEKYIKLFLPVKPKYISFHIETTKDPLKIVELLKKNNIGVSVALSPKTELSEILPIIKFVDMVLIMTVNPGFAGQKFNYRVVEKLKKLNSICKDIGISPIIEVDGCINKSTIPDVVTNGANLLVLGTSALFKPYNDYSKTVKEIKSLIDKT; encoded by the coding sequence ATGCCAAATAAATTATATTTTGAAGGTGATAGTGTGGTTTTACTTGCAGCATCTATTATGTGTGCTAATCAGCTTGAACTAAAGGAAGAACTGATTAGCTTAGAAAAAGCAGGAATTGATATACTTCATTGTGACGTCATGGATGGAGTTTTTGTTAATAATATGGCTATGGGACCTTATGTTTTAGAGCAAATATCAAATTTTACTAAAATACCTCTTGATATACATTTAGCAACAGTAGAGCCTGAAAAATATATAAAACTATTTTTACCAGTAAAACCAAAGTACATATCTTTTCACATTGAAACTACTAAAGATCCATTAAAGATAGTTGAATTACTTAAAAAAAATAATATTGGGGTTTCAGTTGCATTATCTCCTAAAACAGAATTATCAGAAATATTACCAATAATAAAGTTTGTTGATATGGTATTAATAATGACTGTAAATCCTGGCTTTGCAGGGCAAAAGTTTAATTACAGAGTTGTTGAAAAACTTAAAAAGCTAAATAGTATATGTAAGGACATTGGAATAAGCCCAATAATTGAAGTAGATGGCTGTATAAACAAATCAACAATTCCTGATGTTGTAACCAATGGAGCTAATCTATTGGTATTAGGTACATCTGCACTTTTTAAGCCCTATAATGATTATTCAAAAACAGTAAAAGAGATAAAATCCTTGATAGATAAAACTTAA
- the rpiB gene encoding ribose 5-phosphate isomerase B, translating to MIAIGCDHGGYNLKNALIEHFKKNNIEYIDFGCFSQESVDYPDYALKVCEAIVKGECDCGVLCCGTGIGMSIMANKVKGIRAAVVENTFSARYTKMHNNTNVICMGERVIGSGLATMLFDEWYNAKFEGGRHENRINIIKEYEEKNR from the coding sequence ATGATAGCTATAGGTTGTGATCATGGGGGCTATAATTTAAAAAATGCTTTAATTGAACACTTTAAGAAAAATAACATTGAGTATATAGATTTTGGATGCTTTTCGCAGGAAAGTGTAGATTATCCTGATTATGCACTTAAAGTTTGTGAAGCTATAGTTAAAGGTGAATGTGATTGTGGAGTTTTATGCTGTGGTACGGGAATTGGAATGTCAATTATGGCAAATAAGGTTAAAGGTATAAGGGCAGCGGTTGTTGAAAATACATTTTCTGCAAGATATACAAAAATGCACAATAATACAAATGTTATTTGTATGGGTGAGAGAGTTATTGGAAGTGGCCTTGCTACAATGTTATTTGACGAATGGTATAATGCAAAATTCGAAGGCGGAAGGCATGAAAATAGGATTAATATAATTAAAGAGTATGAAGAAAAAAATAGATAA
- the rpe gene encoding ribulose-phosphate 3-epimerase yields the protein MSIILSPSILSANFCNLEADLKELERCGIKDIHIDVMDGNFVPNITFGPSQIESIRKVTNMNFDVHLMVQEPIRFINDFANAGADSITVHAEACTHLHRTLEEIKKRNLNAGVALNPSTAIDNIEYILDIADKILVMTVNPGFGGQKFIECMISKIEKANSLINQKKSSAIIQVDGGISKNNILKVIESGATDIVVGTAVFNNQKIKENLSEIKALLM from the coding sequence ATGAGTATTATATTAAGCCCATCAATTCTTTCAGCAAATTTTTGCAACCTTGAGGCTGATTTAAAAGAATTAGAAAGATGCGGAATAAAGGATATACACATTGATGTGATGGATGGGAATTTTGTTCCTAACATAACATTTGGACCAAGTCAGATTGAATCTATTAGAAAAGTTACAAATATGAATTTTGATGTTCATTTGATGGTTCAAGAACCAATTAGATTTATTAATGACTTTGCTAATGCTGGAGCAGATTCAATTACTGTACATGCTGAAGCTTGTACTCATTTACACAGAACATTAGAAGAAATAAAAAAGAGAAATTTAAATGCAGGAGTTGCACTTAACCCATCAACTGCAATAGATAATATAGAGTATATATTGGATATTGCGGATAAAATACTTGTTATGACCGTAAATCCTGGATTTGGTGGACAAAAATTTATAGAATGCATGATATCTAAGATAGAAAAAGCAAATAGCCTTATAAATCAAAAAAAATCTTCAGCGATTATACAAGTTGATGGTGGGATAAGTAAAAATAATATTTTAAAAGTTATTGAATCAGGTGCTACAGATATTGTAGTTGGAACAGCTGTATTTAATAATCAAAAGATTAAAGAGAACTTATCAGAAATTAAAGCGCTACTAATGTAA
- a CDS encoding PTS glucitol/sorbitol transporter subunit IIA, whose product MKYQSKITGVGEFAFELLETSGGLIIFDNNAPSELAEISVLHTRESLKEDIKVGDKLYLGDQVYIVTAIGEEANHTLRELGHCTLKFSGKPSVELPGEIELKGYCKPNIQIGDMIIFE is encoded by the coding sequence ATGAAATACCAGTCCAAAATAACAGGTGTAGGTGAATTTGCATTTGAACTATTAGAAACAAGTGGAGGACTTATAATTTTTGATAATAATGCTCCATCAGAATTGGCAGAAATTTCGGTTTTACATACTAGAGAAAGCTTAAAAGAAGACATAAAAGTTGGAGATAAACTTTATCTTGGTGATCAAGTTTATATAGTTACAGCTATTGGGGAAGAAGCAAATCATACTTTAAGAGAATTAGGGCATTGTACATTAAAATTTTCAGGTAAACCTAGTGTAGAATTGCCAGGAGAAATTGAATTAAAGGGTTATTGTAAGCCCAATATTCAAATTGGAGATATGATAATATTTGAGTAA
- the csm3 gene encoding type III-A CRISPR-associated RAMP protein Csm3, with product MKFKEISLKGKYIIDAKIELLTGLHVGTAGNSLDIGGVDNPVIKDAMGKPYIPGSSLKGKLRSLMEFYNNKLVPNQVVYTVEPKNDDKENKERAKSGIRMHLCNDENCEVCNLFGRNHGNHKVIINNNGDTDDLNLEDVIQPTRLIVRDASLDESSITKEMQDNMDFDYTEVKFENNLDRITSAANPRQTERVPAGAKFNCSFVINVYNDDNDTYLKEFLTALKLLEDDYLGGQGSRGYGQVKFKDIVIRFRDDNYYKQGQEDKKMYEYKELSEVKF from the coding sequence ATGAAATTTAAAGAGATATCTTTAAAAGGAAAATATATAATTGATGCAAAAATTGAGCTTTTAACAGGGCTTCATGTAGGAACTGCAGGTAACTCTCTTGATATTGGTGGGGTAGACAATCCTGTTATAAAAGATGCAATGGGCAAGCCATATATTCCAGGAAGCAGTTTAAAGGGTAAATTAAGAAGTTTAATGGAATTTTACAATAATAAATTAGTTCCTAATCAGGTAGTATATACTGTAGAGCCAAAGAATGATGACAAAGAAAATAAAGAAAGAGCTAAAAGTGGTATAAGAATGCATCTTTGCAATGATGAAAACTGCGAAGTTTGTAATCTATTTGGAAGAAATCATGGAAACCACAAAGTAATTATAAATAACAATGGAGATACAGATGATTTAAACTTAGAAGATGTTATTCAGCCAACAAGGCTTATTGTAAGAGATGCTTCTTTAGATGAAAGCAGTATTACTAAAGAGATGCAGGATAATATGGACTTTGATTATACTGAAGTTAAATTTGAAAACAATCTTGACAGGATAACCTCTGCTGCAAACCCGAGACAAACCGAGAGGGTTCCAGCAGGTGCAAAATTTAACTGTAGCTTTGTTATAAATGTATATAACGATGATAATGATACGTATTTAAAGGAGTTTTTAACTGCCCTTAAACTTTTAGAAGATGATTATTTAGGTGGACAAGGCAGTAGAGGATACGGACAAGTTAAATTTAAGGATATAGTAATAAGATTTAGAGATGATAACTACTATAAACAGGGACAAGAAGATAAAAAAATGTATGAATATAAAGAACTTAGCGAAGTAAAATTTTAG
- the cas10 gene encoding type III-A CRISPR-associated protein Cas10/Csm1 — MNELYAAALLHDIGKFYMRTEDKDSKDKIKKEYKNIYAEENAFAPRHQEWGANFCENLNLENNNIIRNYIRNHHKPDNVHEKIISIADMLSAGERHPSDDDDCKNMYSILSIVKLDKEAKRKVKPLTKLSDFKGLLDEEEENLKQAYKNLWDEFNNIISGEKDIERIYYILKEYTSNIPSAYYYSSPDISLFSHLTTTGAIAVCLYKQFEEDIKIGNFDNINSLYTRVKDDKSKINDELFCLIKGDISGIQSFLYNIDMDGAVKSLKGRSFYLSYILDIIARYIVEKEGLTLSNILYCGGGHFYILAPEKSLKNIDKYREKVEKVFLKAHGIDVTVLLSCVKFEVSKLADSDFSEVFEKSGIELEKLKNKKFSKVLNNEFFKPVNQNHNVCPNCGRILKNDRCSFCESFNTLADKLNKSKYFNICKTDEYNGDIKTVDDIFKAFGFELLFSDYINKKAFAINKEDADFKNNMGYIKTAKYVYMGDDNKIANITQVADLSKGIKKWGLLRGDVDNLGRIFSDGLKGKTKKESNKSIARISTLSTELEIFFGYFLEEKIKNNYNACTVVYSGGDDFFILGPWNMLPDVAKSIRDEFSLFSGGNENLTISMAIEIAPDDKFPVYKVAQTCGESLDRAKEYKRYGYTKNSLSLFGKVIGWEEFDKLKEVKDTLSVILQKGVTRNLLNILYCACEQYKKSKEKEEIFKIWRFIYYISRIKERNSNAKFELSYLIDNILMKKNNEIYDKLQSAVSWADFETR; from the coding sequence ATGAATGAACTTTATGCTGCTGCACTTTTGCATGATATAGGTAAATTTTATATGAGGACGGAGGATAAAGATAGCAAGGACAAAATAAAAAAGGAATATAAAAATATATATGCTGAAGAAAATGCATTTGCACCAAGACATCAGGAGTGGGGAGCAAACTTTTGCGAAAATCTTAACCTTGAAAACAATAATATTATAAGAAACTACATAAGAAACCATCACAAACCTGATAATGTACATGAAAAAATAATAAGCATTGCAGACATGTTATCTGCAGGAGAAAGGCATCCAAGCGATGATGATGACTGTAAAAATATGTATTCTATACTTTCTATTGTAAAATTAGACAAGGAAGCAAAAAGAAAGGTGAAGCCTTTAACAAAACTATCTGATTTTAAAGGTTTATTAGATGAGGAAGAGGAGAATTTAAAGCAGGCTTATAAAAATCTTTGGGATGAATTTAATAATATAATTTCGGGAGAAAAGGATATTGAGAGAATATACTACATATTAAAAGAATATACCTCCAATATTCCATCTGCATATTACTATTCTTCTCCTGACATATCTCTTTTTTCCCATCTTACTACAACAGGGGCAATTGCAGTTTGTCTTTATAAGCAATTTGAAGAGGACATTAAAATAGGAAATTTTGACAATATAAATTCTCTTTACACAAGAGTAAAAGATGACAAAAGCAAAATAAATGATGAGCTGTTTTGTCTTATTAAAGGTGATATTTCAGGGATACAAAGCTTTTTATATAACATAGATATGGACGGGGCTGTTAAAAGTTTAAAAGGAAGATCCTTTTATTTATCATATATTCTTGATATTATTGCCCGTTATATAGTTGAAAAGGAAGGACTAACTTTAAGCAACATATTATACTGTGGAGGAGGGCATTTTTATATACTTGCTCCAGAAAAAAGCTTAAAAAATATTGATAAATATAGAGAAAAAGTTGAGAAAGTATTTTTAAAAGCCCACGGGATAGATGTTACGGTTTTGTTATCCTGTGTTAAATTTGAAGTTTCAAAACTTGCAGACAGTGACTTCTCAGAAGTTTTCGAAAAATCAGGGATAGAACTTGAGAAATTAAAAAATAAAAAATTTAGCAAAGTATTAAACAATGAATTTTTCAAACCTGTAAATCAAAATCATAATGTTTGCCCAAATTGTGGAAGAATACTCAAAAATGATAGATGCAGTTTCTGTGAATCATTTAATACATTAGCTGATAAATTAAATAAATCAAAGTATTTTAATATATGTAAAACTGATGAATACAATGGGGATATAAAAACTGTTGATGATATATTTAAAGCCTTTGGATTTGAACTTTTATTTTCTGACTATATAAATAAAAAGGCCTTTGCCATAAACAAGGAAGATGCAGATTTTAAAAATAATATGGGATACATTAAGACTGCAAAATATGTGTATATGGGAGATGATAATAAAATTGCGAATATTACTCAAGTGGCCGATCTTTCAAAGGGAATAAAAAAGTGGGGGCTTTTAAGAGGGGATGTAGATAATTTAGGAAGGATTTTTAGTGATGGATTAAAAGGTAAAACCAAAAAAGAATCTAACAAATCAATTGCAAGGATATCAACTCTTTCAACTGAACTTGAAATATTCTTTGGATATTTTTTAGAGGAAAAGATAAAAAATAATTATAACGCTTGTACTGTTGTTTATTCTGGAGGGGATGATTTTTTTATACTTGGTCCTTGGAATATGCTTCCTGATGTAGCAAAGAGCATAAGAGATGAATTCAGCTTGTTTTCAGGCGGGAATGAAAATCTTACGATATCAATGGCAATTGAAATAGCTCCCGATGATAAGTTCCCTGTATATAAAGTAGCACAAACTTGCGGTGAAAGCCTTGATAGGGCAAAGGAGTATAAAAGATACGGATACACAAAAAATTCATTAAGTCTTTTTGGAAAAGTAATTGGTTGGGAGGAATTTGATAAATTAAAGGAAGTTAAAGATACTTTATCCGTTATATTACAAAAAGGTGTAACAAGGAATTTATTAAATATTTTATATTGTGCCTGTGAGCAATATAAAAAATCTAAAGAAAAAGAGGAAATATTTAAAATTTGGAGATTTATATATTATATTTCAAGGATTAAAGAGAGAAATAGTAACGCAAAGTTTGAGCTTTCATATTTAATAGATAATATTTTGATGAAAAAAAACAATGAGATATATGACAAGCTTCAATCTGCTGTATCCTGGGCAGATTTTGAAACAAGATAA